In one window of Cellulophaga sp. HaHa_2_95 DNA:
- a CDS encoding DASS family sodium-coupled anion symporter, protein MKITRKTLALLLGPLLYLFFYNSSPPSGMSNDAYVMVGITLWIAVWWITEAVPIAVTSLLPIILFPLSGILDVGATTSAYGDKYVFLYLGGFILAIAIEKWNLHRRIAINIINLIGTNIYRIILGFMVATAFLSMWISNTATAVMMLPMGMSIVSELKDNPNTEANENSIFGKTLMLSIAYAASIGGIATLIGTPPNLVFAGFVEKTYGIEISFWQWMKFGLPISVLLLGIAWFYLTRVAYTFKQIEFPGGKKEIQRLKKELGPMKKEEKAVLFVFILTALCWIFRAYLLQKFIPKIDDTAIAIAAAILLFIIPSSKKEALIIWEDAVKIPWGIILLFGGGMALASGFQITGLAAWLGAQMGLLQGLSLFLLVLFIIAAVNFLTEVTSNLATAAMLMPILAPMAMQLAVNPFILMVATTLAASCAFMLPVATPPNAVVFGSGYLKISDMIKSGFWLNIISVLLLTLMVYYVLPLLWDLDSLMP, encoded by the coding sequence ATGAAAATCACCAGAAAAACATTGGCCCTACTATTGGGTCCCTTATTATACTTATTTTTTTATAATTCAAGTCCGCCTTCAGGCATGTCTAATGATGCCTATGTAATGGTGGGAATTACACTTTGGATTGCCGTTTGGTGGATTACTGAGGCAGTGCCTATTGCGGTAACTTCTTTATTGCCTATAATATTATTTCCTCTTTCAGGAATCCTAGACGTGGGTGCTACTACTTCTGCTTACGGTGATAAATATGTATTTCTGTATTTAGGAGGATTTATTCTTGCGATTGCTATAGAAAAGTGGAACCTTCATAGGCGTATTGCTATTAATATTATCAATTTAATAGGAACCAATATTTATAGAATTATTCTAGGGTTTATGGTGGCCACGGCATTTCTTTCTATGTGGATCTCAAATACGGCAACTGCTGTAATGATGCTACCTATGGGGATGTCTATCGTATCAGAATTAAAAGACAATCCAAATACGGAAGCCAACGAAAACAGTATTTTCGGTAAAACCTTAATGTTAAGTATCGCTTATGCGGCATCTATTGGGGGGATTGCTACACTTATAGGAACTCCGCCTAATTTAGTTTTTGCGGGCTTTGTAGAAAAAACATATGGGATAGAAATTTCTTTTTGGCAATGGATGAAGTTTGGTTTGCCTATTTCTGTTCTATTGCTCGGAATCGCATGGTTCTATTTAACGCGTGTAGCATATACTTTTAAGCAAATAGAATTTCCTGGAGGTAAAAAAGAAATACAAAGGCTTAAGAAGGAATTGGGTCCTATGAAAAAAGAAGAAAAGGCTGTTCTTTTTGTTTTTATTCTTACTGCATTATGCTGGATTTTTAGAGCCTATTTACTTCAGAAATTTATTCCTAAAATAGATGATACTGCGATTGCTATTGCCGCTGCAATACTTTTATTTATTATTCCATCGAGCAAAAAAGAAGCGTTAATCATTTGGGAAGATGCGGTTAAAATACCATGGGGAATCATTTTATTATTTGGTGGTGGTATGGCACTTGCTTCTGGATTTCAAATTACAGGTTTGGCGGCATGGCTCGGGGCTCAAATGGGGTTGTTGCAAGGGCTATCATTATTCTTATTAGTTCTTTTTATTATTGCGGCTGTTAATTTTTTAACCGAGGTAACTTCAAATTTGGCAACAGCGGCTATGCTTATGCCAATTTTGGCGCCCATGGCTATGCAATTAGCTGTTAATCCGTTTATTTTAATGGTAGCAACAACACTTGCGGCGTCTTGTGCTTTTATGCTGCCTGTAGCTACACCGCCAAATGCCGTGGTATTTGGTTCTGGCTACCTTAAAATTTCAGATATGATAAAATCTGGATTTTGGTTAAATATCATTTCAGTATTGCTGCTTACCCTTATGGTATATTATGTACTACCACTACTTTGGGATTTAGATAGTTTAATGCCTTAG
- a CDS encoding sulfite exporter TauE/SafE family protein, whose product MYLTLSTTIPQSSWILAFLAAIILGISKSGIKGIAIIIVTLMAIAFGARESTGLIVPLLIIGDIFAVIYYNRHAQWKYIIRFLPWMISGVLMGVVIGKDLDEEAFKFGMAFIILGSVLMMYWWDRRKSKSVPTHWAFAGFTGVMAGITTMIGNLAGAFSNIFFLAMRLPKNEFIGTAAWLFFIVNVFKLPFHIFVWKTITTDTLLINLKLVPGIIIGLFVGVRLVKIIKDDFYRKMILILTALGALLILFK is encoded by the coding sequence ATGTATTTAACCCTTTCTACAACAATTCCTCAATCTTCTTGGATTTTAGCCTTTTTAGCTGCTATTATTTTAGGAATTTCAAAATCGGGCATTAAAGGAATTGCAATCATCATTGTAACATTAATGGCTATTGCTTTTGGCGCAAGAGAATCTACAGGCCTCATTGTTCCTTTACTTATTATTGGTGATATTTTTGCCGTTATTTATTACAACAGACATGCGCAATGGAAGTATATTATCCGGTTTTTACCTTGGATGATTTCTGGAGTACTTATGGGCGTGGTTATCGGGAAAGACTTGGATGAGGAAGCTTTTAAATTTGGAATGGCTTTTATAATTCTGGGTAGTGTACTAATGATGTACTGGTGGGACAGGAGAAAGAGTAAATCCGTACCTACTCACTGGGCCTTTGCTGGATTTACAGGTGTCATGGCAGGTATCACCACTATGATTGGAAATTTGGCTGGTGCATTTTCTAATATATTTTTCTTAGCGATGCGCTTGCCTAAAAATGAATTTATAGGCACTGCCGCTTGGTTATTTTTTATTGTCAATGTATTTAAGTTACCGTTTCACATCTTCGTTTGGAAAACAATTACAACAGATACGCTCCTCATCAATTTAAAATTAGTTCCTGGAATTATTATCGGCTTATTTGTTGGAGTGCGCTTGGTTAAAATAATTAAAGATGATTTTTACCGAAAAATGATTCTAATACTAACCGCATTAGGCGCTTTGCTGATTCTCTTTAAATAA
- a CDS encoding acyltransferase family protein, whose amino-acid sequence MKERIAAVDIFRGMTIVLMILVNNPGTWASVYTPFLHADWHGYTPTDMVFPFFIFIVGTSIFFAYSTKKSSVATYKKITIRSLKLIGLGLFLGAFTLTFPFVKDFSEIRFPGVLQRIGVVFFITSILFLNFNWKQLMAVTALILVGYWVVMGFIPVNGIASTFNRAPNNLANYVDLKLLGTHMWKDDYDPEGVLSTIPTVASCLLGVFTGQILRTKRQNKTTILMVLGSALLLLGHVWDFVFPINKALWSSSFVLVSAGWANLILALIYYITTIRKVQFGTMFNYVGANAITVFFLSSFVGKLFGLIHVGTANITLKSWLFTTFYVRDFLPAELSSFLYAFTIMSFYCLIAFMLYKRQIFIKV is encoded by the coding sequence ATGAAAGAGAGAATTGCAGCGGTAGATATATTTAGAGGAATGACAATTGTATTAATGATATTGGTGAATAATCCAGGTACCTGGGCTAGTGTGTATACACCGTTTTTACATGCAGATTGGCATGGATATACCCCAACTGATATGGTGTTTCCATTCTTTATATTTATTGTAGGAACATCAATTTTCTTTGCGTACAGTACTAAAAAGAGTAGTGTAGCGACTTACAAGAAAATAACAATTCGCAGTCTTAAATTAATAGGCTTAGGTTTGTTTTTGGGTGCTTTTACTTTGACCTTCCCATTTGTCAAGGATTTTTCTGAGATTCGTTTTCCTGGTGTATTGCAGAGAATTGGTGTCGTATTTTTTATTACTTCAATCCTATTTTTGAATTTTAATTGGAAACAATTAATGGCCGTTACAGCGCTAATTCTTGTAGGATATTGGGTGGTAATGGGCTTCATTCCTGTAAACGGAATAGCATCAACTTTTAATAGAGCTCCTAATAATTTAGCTAATTATGTAGATTTAAAGCTTTTGGGAACCCATATGTGGAAAGATGATTATGATCCTGAAGGAGTGTTAAGTACAATTCCAACGGTAGCAAGCTGCCTTTTAGGAGTATTCACGGGGCAGATCTTACGTACAAAGCGGCAAAATAAAACAACTATATTAATGGTGCTCGGGAGTGCTTTGTTACTTCTTGGCCATGTGTGGGATTTCGTTTTTCCGATAAATAAAGCGTTATGGTCTAGTAGTTTTGTATTGGTAAGTGCTGGTTGGGCTAACCTAATTTTAGCACTAATTTATTATATTACAACTATTAGAAAAGTGCAATTTGGGACGATGTTTAACTATGTAGGAGCCAATGCAATAACGGTATTTTTCTTATCCAGTTTTGTAGGTAAGTTATTTGGTTTGATACATGTTGGTACGGCTAACATTACTCTAAAATCATGGCTCTTTACGACGTTTTACGTTCGTGATTTTTTGCCTGCAGAACTCTCTTCTTTTTTATATGCCTTCACGATTATGAGCTTTTATTGCCTGATCGCTTTTATGCTTTACAAAAGACAAATTTTTATTAAAGTGTAG
- a CDS encoding DUF2007 domain-containing protein has protein sequence MIDSEKYTKIYSGTQVGVILLKGLFEEAGIPYIEKNEQNSGVIAGFVGGTPSTISLAVLEKDKEKAQVIIAGYESGVAKN, from the coding sequence ATGATAGATAGCGAAAAATATACAAAGATATACAGTGGTACCCAGGTAGGAGTGATTCTCTTAAAAGGATTATTTGAAGAGGCAGGTATTCCATACATTGAAAAAAACGAACAAAATTCGGGAGTGATTGCTGGTTTTGTAGGAGGCACCCCTTCAACAATATCCTTAGCGGTACTGGAGAAAGATAAAGAAAAGGCACAAGTTATTATTGCGGGTTATGAAAGCGGAGTAGCTAAAAACTAA
- a CDS encoding riboflavin synthase yields MFTGIIETLGEVKTLKKEDTNLHITVKSSLTPDLKIDQSVSHNGVCLTVVAVKDDSYTVTAIDETLQKTNLDELKVGDKVNLERAMILGSRLDGHIVQGHVDQIGSCILIEEKEGSWVFTFEYDAALNNPTIEKGSITIDGTSLTVINSGANTFSVAIIPYTYEHTRFNTYKKGTIVNLEFDVIGKYVAKLMANRS; encoded by the coding sequence ATGTTTACAGGAATAATTGAAACTTTAGGAGAAGTAAAGACATTAAAGAAAGAAGACACAAATTTACACATTACTGTGAAGTCTTCTCTTACTCCTGATCTTAAAATAGACCAAAGTGTATCTCATAATGGTGTTTGCTTGACTGTTGTGGCCGTAAAAGACGATTCTTATACCGTAACCGCTATTGATGAAACTTTACAGAAAACCAACCTCGATGAATTAAAGGTGGGTGACAAAGTAAATTTAGAACGCGCCATGATTTTAGGTTCTCGACTAGACGGCCATATTGTTCAAGGACACGTTGATCAAATTGGGTCTTGTATCCTTATAGAAGAAAAAGAAGGTAGCTGGGTATTTACTTTTGAATATGATGCTGCACTGAACAACCCTACAATAGAAAAAGGATCTATCACTATTGACGGAACCAGCCTAACAGTGATTAATTCTGGCGCAAATACTTTTAGTGTCGCTATAATCCCTTACACCTATGAGCACACCCGTTTTAATACCTATAAAAAAGGAACTATCGTAAATCTTGAGTTTGATGTTATAGGGAAATATGTGGCAAAACTAATGGCCAATAGGTCTTAG
- the pdxA gene encoding 4-hydroxythreonine-4-phosphate dehydrogenase PdxA, whose protein sequence is MEERQKIKVGVSIGDLNGIGCEVVLKTFEDNRMLDFCTPVIFASNKTISYQKTELKLDINYHGVQEASKALDGKINVVNVWREIPNIKFGEATAEAGDFAIKSLKAAVQALKEGAIDVLVTAPINKNNIQAEDFKFPGHTDFLAQELEGESLMFMITDDLKVGLLTDHIAVKDVAAAITPELIKSKVATIEQSLKVDFGISKPKIAILGINPHSGDNGIIGKEDDDTLKPAIKELSDSGSLVFGPYSADSFFGSDGYKSFDAILAAYHDQGLIPFKTLSFGRGVNYTAGLNKVRTSPDHGTAYEIAGKGKADHSSFEEAVFKAIEIFRNRKEYSELTANPLKKSRLKREFR, encoded by the coding sequence ATGGAGGAAAGACAAAAAATAAAAGTAGGGGTTTCTATTGGCGATTTAAATGGAATAGGTTGTGAGGTAGTATTGAAGACTTTTGAAGACAATCGAATGTTAGATTTCTGTACTCCTGTGATTTTTGCATCTAATAAAACAATATCATACCAAAAGACAGAGCTTAAGTTAGATATTAATTATCATGGGGTTCAAGAAGCTTCAAAAGCTTTGGATGGTAAGATTAATGTGGTTAATGTATGGCGTGAAATTCCGAATATTAAGTTTGGAGAAGCTACTGCAGAAGCAGGTGATTTTGCTATCAAATCTTTAAAAGCAGCGGTTCAAGCTCTAAAAGAAGGAGCGATAGATGTTTTAGTTACCGCGCCTATAAATAAGAACAACATACAAGCTGAGGATTTTAAATTCCCAGGGCATACAGATTTTCTTGCTCAAGAATTAGAAGGAGAGAGTCTGATGTTTATGATCACGGACGACTTGAAAGTAGGTTTACTCACAGATCATATTGCCGTTAAAGATGTTGCCGCAGCAATAACACCAGAATTAATAAAAAGCAAAGTAGCGACCATAGAGCAGTCTTTAAAAGTAGATTTTGGAATCTCTAAACCTAAAATAGCGATATTAGGTATCAATCCACATAGTGGTGATAATGGTATTATTGGTAAAGAGGATGATGATACTTTAAAACCAGCTATTAAAGAACTTTCAGATAGCGGGAGCCTAGTTTTTGGCCCTTATTCAGCAGATAGCTTTTTTGGATCTGATGGATATAAGAGTTTTGATGCTATTTTGGCGGCATATCACGATCAAGGGTTAATTCCGTTTAAAACCTTATCATTTGGTAGAGGTGTAAATTACACGGCAGGATTAAATAAAGTACGCACGTCTCCAGATCATGGTACTGCCTATGAAATAGCAGGAAAAGGAAAAGCAGATCATAGCTCATTTGAAGAAGCTGTTTTTAAGGCGATAGAGATCTTTAGAAATAGAAAAGAATACAGCGAGCTAACGGCAAATCCTCTTAAAAAGTCAAGATTAAAAAGAGAATTTAGATAA
- a CDS encoding DUF177 domain-containing protein: MKKHKEFVIPFSGLKQGRHEFNFEIDNTFFESFEYDEFNSAAINLAVVLNRSSTMLELEIAAKGTVNVYCDVTNEPYDQPIMADLELLVKFGDEFNDDNDEILILPHGDFQVDISQYVYEMIVLAVPLKKVHPGIEDGTLKSAALDKLEKLHPKEVKENKNKETDPRWDSLKKLLTDK, from the coding sequence ATGAAGAAGCATAAAGAGTTCGTGATTCCTTTTTCAGGATTGAAGCAAGGAAGGCATGAATTTAATTTTGAAATAGACAATACGTTCTTTGAATCTTTTGAATACGATGAGTTTAATAGCGCTGCCATTAATTTAGCAGTGGTATTAAATAGATCTAGTACCATGTTAGAGTTAGAGATAGCTGCGAAGGGTACTGTAAATGTTTATTGTGATGTTACGAATGAACCTTATGACCAACCTATAATGGCAGATTTAGAACTGCTAGTTAAATTTGGTGATGAGTTTAATGATGACAATGATGAAATTCTGATACTTCCTCACGGAGATTTTCAGGTAGATATTTCGCAATATGTTTATGAAATGATCGTTTTAGCAGTGCCGCTAAAAAAAGTTCACCCTGGAATAGAGGACGGAACTTTAAAGTCAGCAGCATTGGATAAACTAGAAAAGTTGCATCCAAAAGAAGTAAAAGAAAATAAAAATAAAGAAACGGATCCTCGTTGGGATTCATTAAAAAAGTTATTAACGGATAAATAA
- the rpmF gene encoding 50S ribosomal protein L32, producing the protein MAHPKRKISRTRRDKRRTHYKAVAPTLAKDPTTGEMHLYHRAHWHEGKLYYRGQVLIDNTEEAVA; encoded by the coding sequence ATGGCGCATCCAAAACGGAAGATTTCCAGAACAAGAAGAGATAAAAGAAGAACACATTATAAGGCTGTTGCCCCTACTCTTGCAAAAGATCCAACAACTGGTGAAATGCATTTGTACCACAGAGCACACTGGCATGAAGGTAAATTATACTACAGAGGCCAAGTTTTAATTGATAATACAGAAGAAGCAGTTGCTTAA
- a CDS encoding beta-ketoacyl-ACP synthase III, with protein sequence MGKLSAAITAVGAYVPEFVMTNKMLEDLVDTNDEWITTRTGIKERRILKEEGAGTSYMAIKAAEDLIKKRGIDPKEIDLVLVGTATPDTLVASTAAFVASEIGATNAFAFDLLAACSSFLFGMSTAAGFIESGKYKKVLLIGADKMSSIIDYKDRTTCIIFGDGAGAALFEPNEEGLGMQDEYLRSDGNGRAYLSMNGGGSIMPATEESVKNKQHYIFQDGKTVFKFAVSNMADAAAEIMERNSLTHDDIAWLVPHQANKRIIDATANRMGLDHDSVMMNIQRYGNTTSATLPLLLNDYEKQLKKGDNLVFAAFGGGFTWGSIYLKWAYNSK encoded by the coding sequence ATGGGTAAACTATCAGCGGCCATCACGGCGGTAGGGGCTTATGTTCCAGAGTTTGTAATGACTAACAAAATGTTAGAAGATCTAGTGGATACTAATGATGAGTGGATCACTACTAGAACAGGCATAAAAGAAAGAAGAATACTAAAAGAAGAAGGAGCTGGTACGTCTTATATGGCGATTAAAGCTGCGGAAGATTTAATAAAGAAAAGGGGTATAGACCCTAAAGAAATAGATTTAGTGCTCGTAGGTACGGCTACTCCAGATACTTTGGTAGCTTCTACAGCAGCATTTGTAGCCTCAGAAATAGGAGCGACCAATGCTTTTGCTTTTGATTTGTTGGCGGCATGTTCAAGCTTCTTATTTGGAATGTCTACAGCAGCAGGTTTTATAGAATCTGGAAAGTATAAAAAAGTGCTTTTAATAGGGGCAGATAAAATGTCATCTATTATTGATTATAAAGATAGAACTACCTGTATTATTTTTGGAGATGGCGCAGGAGCTGCACTTTTTGAACCTAATGAAGAAGGTTTAGGGATGCAGGATGAATATTTACGTTCTGATGGAAACGGGAGAGCTTATTTAAGCATGAATGGTGGAGGATCTATCATGCCTGCTACGGAAGAGTCGGTTAAAAACAAACAACACTATATTTTTCAGGACGGTAAAACCGTATTTAAGTTTGCTGTATCTAATATGGCAGATGCTGCAGCAGAAATCATGGAACGCAATTCATTAACACATGATGATATTGCCTGGTTGGTACCACACCAAGCCAATAAGCGTATCATAGATGCTACAGCGAACAGAATGGGCTTAGATCATGATAGTGTGATGATGAATATCCAACGGTATGGAAATACGACATCAGCTACTTTACCGTTATTATTAAACGATTACGAGAAGCAGTTGAAAAAAGGGGACAACTTAGTTTTTGCAGCTTTCGGAGGTGGATTCACGTGGGGATCTATCTATTTAAAATGGGCATATAACTCAAAATAA
- the accB gene encoding acetyl-CoA carboxylase biotin carboxyl carrier protein, whose amino-acid sequence MDIKEIQSLIKFVAKSGASEVKLEMEDIKITIRTGAVGPEPATYVQQIPMAHNPMVPAAPAPAQEGTPSVEIAAKAEVNDDDKYITIKSPIIGTFYRKASPEKPVFVEVGSVINKGDVLCVIEAMKLFNDIESEVSGKIVKVLVDDSSPVEFDQPLFLVDPS is encoded by the coding sequence ATGGATATTAAAGAAATTCAAAGCTTGATTAAATTTGTAGCCAAATCTGGTGCTAGCGAAGTTAAATTAGAGATGGAAGACATCAAAATAACGATTCGCACAGGAGCAGTTGGTCCTGAACCAGCTACTTATGTTCAACAGATACCAATGGCACACAACCCAATGGTACCTGCAGCGCCTGCACCTGCACAAGAAGGAACTCCTTCAGTAGAAATTGCAGCAAAAGCAGAAGTTAATGATGATGATAAATACATCACTATTAAATCTCCAATTATTGGTACATTTTACAGAAAAGCATCTCCAGAAAAACCAGTTTTTGTTGAGGTAGGTAGTGTCATAAATAAAGGTGATGTGCTTTGTGTTATTGAAGCGATGAAGTTATTTAACGATATTGAATCTGAAGTTTCAGGTAAGATTGTTAAAGTTTTAGTAGACGATTCTTCACCAGTAGAATTTGATCAACCATTATTCTTGGTAGATCCATCATAA
- the accC gene encoding acetyl-CoA carboxylase biotin carboxylase subunit produces MFKKILIANRGEIALRIIRTCREMGIKTVAVYSKADEESLHVRFADEAVCIGPAPSSESYLKIPNIIAAAEITNADAIHPGYGFLSENSKFSRICAEHDIKFIGASGDQIDKMGDKATAKETMKEAGVPCVPGSEGLLKDIADAKKVAKKMGYPVMIKATAGGGGKGMRAVWSEDKIEDLFNSAVQEAKAAFGNGGMYMEKLIEEPRHIEIQIVGDQYGKACHLSERDCSVQRRHQKLTEETPSPFMTDKLREEMGAAAVKAAEFIKYEGAGTIEFLVDKHRNFYFMEMNTRIQVEHPITEQVIDYDLIREQILVAAGVPISGKNYLPKLHSIECRINAEDPYHDFRPSPGKITTLHTPGGHGIRLDTHVYSGYTIPPNYDSMIAKLITTAQTREEAINKMKRALDEFVIEGIKTTIPFHRQLMDHPDYLAGNYTTKFMEDFKMDPPKE; encoded by the coding sequence ATGTTTAAAAAGATATTAATTGCAAATAGAGGAGAGATTGCACTGCGTATTATCAGAACTTGCCGCGAAATGGGAATTAAAACTGTTGCAGTTTATTCTAAGGCAGATGAAGAAAGTTTGCATGTACGCTTTGCAGATGAAGCAGTATGTATTGGCCCAGCTCCTAGTAGCGAGTCTTATTTAAAAATACCTAATATTATAGCAGCTGCAGAAATTACAAACGCCGATGCTATTCACCCAGGATATGGGTTTTTATCTGAAAATTCTAAATTTTCAAGAATTTGTGCAGAACACGATATTAAATTTATTGGTGCCTCTGGGGATCAAATAGATAAAATGGGTGATAAAGCTACTGCAAAGGAAACAATGAAAGAAGCGGGTGTACCATGTGTACCTGGTTCTGAAGGTTTACTTAAAGATATTGCCGATGCGAAGAAGGTTGCTAAAAAAATGGGATATCCTGTTATGATTAAAGCAACTGCCGGTGGTGGTGGTAAAGGAATGCGTGCAGTTTGGAGTGAAGATAAGATAGAAGATCTTTTCAACAGCGCTGTTCAAGAAGCTAAAGCTGCCTTTGGGAATGGTGGTATGTACATGGAAAAACTTATTGAAGAGCCAAGACATATCGAGATTCAAATTGTGGGTGATCAATACGGAAAAGCATGTCACTTGTCAGAAAGAGATTGTTCTGTGCAAAGACGTCACCAAAAGCTTACGGAAGAAACACCTTCTCCTTTCATGACCGATAAGTTAAGAGAAGAAATGGGTGCCGCAGCAGTAAAAGCTGCTGAGTTTATAAAATATGAAGGTGCGGGTACTATAGAATTTTTGGTAGATAAACACCGAAATTTCTATTTTATGGAAATGAATACACGTATTCAGGTAGAGCATCCAATTACAGAACAAGTGATAGATTACGATCTAATTCGTGAGCAAATTCTTGTTGCTGCCGGTGTGCCAATTTCTGGTAAGAATTACTTGCCAAAATTACATTCTATTGAATGTAGAATTAATGCAGAAGATCCGTATCATGATTTTCGCCCTTCACCAGGAAAAATTACAACATTACATACTCCAGGAGGTCATGGTATTCGTTTAGATACGCACGTTTATAGTGGGTATACCATACCACCAAACTATGACTCTATGATCGCAAAATTAATTACCACTGCTCAAACTAGAGAAGAGGCAATTAATAAAATGAAGCGTGCATTAGATGAGTTTGTTATTGAAGGAATTAAAACAACAATCCCTTTTCACAGACAATTAATGGATCATCCAGATTATTTGGCAGGAAACTACACCACCAAATTCATGGAAGATTTTAAAATGGATCCTCCTAAGGAATAA
- a CDS encoding SUMF1/EgtB/PvdO family nonheme iron enzyme: protein MKRTIGYFLFTFILLLNSYCAERKTAPVISANFIFVEGGIMKNKNSQLYGIKGKVLDFYMGKFEVTQKEWNEIMPVNPSNHIGDSLPVEMVTWYDCITYCNKRSSKEGLLPYYNIDTTKDSLDGDIPINKKANGYRLPTEVEWEYAAGGGQLSKSFTYSGSNVIDSVAWTWKNTGDSLLSGNWNYRSMQRNHCATKPVGLKKPNELGFYDMTGNVMEWCEEWHVTEHISKGTYRTQRGGGWINIDTYAKVAHRGYNDAKRKAMDQGFRICRNKE, encoded by the coding sequence ATGAAAAGAACTATAGGATACTTCTTATTCACATTCATACTTCTCTTAAATAGCTACTGCGCAGAAAGGAAGACAGCTCCTGTTATCTCTGCCAATTTTATTTTTGTTGAAGGAGGAATAATGAAAAACAAGAATTCTCAATTGTATGGAATTAAAGGCAAAGTTCTTGACTTTTATATGGGTAAATTTGAAGTCACCCAAAAAGAATGGAACGAAATTATGCCTGTAAACCCTTCTAATCATATAGGCGACAGTTTACCTGTTGAAATGGTTACTTGGTATGATTGCATCACCTATTGTAATAAACGAAGCAGCAAAGAAGGCTTGCTTCCTTATTATAATATTGATACTACTAAAGATTCTTTAGATGGAGATATTCCTATAAATAAAAAAGCAAACGGTTACAGATTACCAACAGAGGTAGAATGGGAATATGCTGCTGGAGGTGGGCAGCTAAGCAAAAGTTTTACGTATAGCGGCAGTAATGTAATTGACAGTGTTGCTTGGACTTGGAAGAATACAGGCGATAGCCTTCTTTCTGGTAACTGGAACTACAGAAGCATGCAACGCAATCACTGCGCCACAAAACCTGTGGGTTTAAAAAAACCTAATGAACTAGGCTTTTATGATATGACTGGCAATGTGATGGAATGGTGTGAAGAGTGGCATGTAACAGAACATATTTCTAAAGGAACATACCGAACACAAAGAGGTGGCGGATGGATCAACATAGATACATATGCTAAGGTAGCTCACAGAGGCTATAATGACGCTAAAAGAAAAGCCATGGATCAAGGCTTTAGAATCTGTAGAAATAAAGAATAA
- a CDS encoding glycoside hydrolase family 11 protein: protein MMKKLKMFTFLLGGMLLVNCSTEDADTSTSLEELDVLKFSATQAFFVGDDRTDATILNGGYWWTIYKEGGWGKLNFSGAQTYPGNFEIEYKNNQDIVGGKGWEYGQWNRVINYNIGTLEGSYKFVGAYGWAKATSGELIEYYIVEKKKGDGIPGVNKNQDFTVNNKNYRFLIQDREGPSVEGDKKFKQFISENKNPNSIALNVNQRISFQKHAEHWGTYGNEGSLNNWGWYQVFGIESFNYTPSQNDGNGNWGKINATIW from the coding sequence ATGATGAAAAAACTAAAAATGTTTACTTTTTTACTAGGAGGAATGCTTCTTGTAAATTGTTCAACGGAAGATGCTGACACTAGCACTAGTCTTGAAGAATTAGATGTATTAAAATTTTCTGCAACACAAGCCTTTTTTGTTGGCGATGATCGTACAGATGCTACAATATTAAATGGTGGATATTGGTGGACCATCTACAAAGAAGGTGGTTGGGGAAAATTAAATTTTTCTGGCGCACAAACTTATCCTGGAAATTTTGAAATAGAATACAAGAACAACCAAGATATTGTTGGCGGTAAAGGTTGGGAATATGGCCAATGGAACAGAGTCATTAATTACAACATTGGTACCCTTGAAGGTTCTTATAAATTTGTTGGAGCATATGGCTGGGCGAAAGCTACCTCTGGCGAACTAATTGAATATTATATCGTAGAGAAGAAAAAAGGAGATGGCATTCCTGGCGTGAATAAAAATCAAGACTTTACGGTAAACAATAAAAATTACAGATTTTTAATTCAAGATAGAGAAGGACCCTCTGTTGAAGGTGATAAAAAGTTCAAGCAGTTTATCTCTGAAAACAAGAACCCAAATAGTATTGCATTAAATGTAAATCAGCGAATTAGCTTTCAAAAACATGCAGAACATTGGGGCACTTACGGTAATGAAGGTAGTTTAAATAACTGGGGATGGTACCAAGTTTTTGGTATTGAAAGCTTTAACTACACACCAAGTCAAAATGACGGCAATGGCAACTGGGGTAAAATAAATGCCACAATCTGGTAA